The Teredinibacter sp. KSP-S5-2 genomic interval GCGCTTGAATTGTTTGATTGCCAAGTGGCCCAGGAAATTTTGCTCGGCGGATTGACGGATAGCGTCCAGAAGCATAGAGTAGCCCGCTTAGTCTGAATGCCTTTTAGGCTATTTTTTAACCAGAGGCTTTGTCACACCACCTATGTTTTTTTCCTCTGAGCGTCGAGATTTTTTTAAACCTCTTACCAGTAAATACCGTGAACAGATAGTGCAATGCTTACGCTTGCTCTACCAGCGGCTGTACAGCGTGCAGGCGGATTACGGACATATATTATCCAAAGACCAAATATTGGATATTTTTGATGAAGCCCTGGTGCGTGCGCCGGTTCTGGAAACCGAAGATGGCGAAGAGGCGAGCCAACGATTCAAGTCTAACCGGGAGCAATCCAGCTGGATTCTCAAGCAGCTATTAGAATGTGGTTGGTTAATTAAGCAGGTGGACCCTGCGACTTTACAGTCCACATACCCGTTTACTCGTATGGGCCGGGTTTTTACCCAGTCATTAGTGGAGTCGGATGCGACTCAGATTCGAACCCGTCACCGTAACACCCGTAATACCCTGAATGCGCTGGAAGCGTTTATTTCCCGCGGTGAGGTCTATGACTTATTGGATGCCTATGAGTACTCCGAACGAATCGTCACCGATTTTACCGATGTTATTGCCGAACTGGATGAGCGTAAACGCCAGTTGGTTCAAGAGGTGGAAGCACAGCAATTGGTGCAACAGGCAACGGATCAGTTCTTTGAGTTTATGGAAAAACGATTCCAGCCGGATGTGTCTGTACGATTGTCGGCAGACAGCGTGGAAAAACACCGGGATCAAATAAGCAAAACTATTACCCGTATTCGTCGAAAGCCGAAAGAGTTTAAAGCTCAGGTTGAGCGACAATTGCGCCAGCAAGTACCGGACTTGGTAGAGGATAAAAGCCGTTCTGTCTTATGGCAGATACTCGATACCATTGATCAGCGTATGACCAATGCGGCAGAGGTTATGTTGCCGGCGTTGCGCAATGCCTTACATGGGTTTACCAAGCGGGCAGACATTATTATTCGTCAGCTGAGTTATCTGAGTGTTCAACAAGCGGATGACGTGGTGGCTTTATGTCAGGTGTTAAGAAGCTTGCCCGAGGAAGAGCAAAACCGCCGTCTGGAAGAAGCCTCTGGCAACTTGGCGGGAATGCGTTTGCAATGGGTGGACCCGGCACAAATAAAATTGTATGAGCGCAGACGAGTCCGAACCGTCACTACCGCTGTGCAGGAGTCTGTCTCTATTGATGAAGATGCGCGCCGTGAGCAGATGATCCAACAGTTTCTGGATCAGGCATTCATTATGGATAACAAAACCTTAAAGGCTTATGTCGCTGATGCCTTAAAAAATAAAGGGGTTGTTTCCACTGCCGATTTGCCGGTCAACACGGCTCATGACCTGTTGGCTATGGCGCATGCCATTGAAGTAGGGGCGGTGAATAACCTCAGTTCCGACCACCATTTTGTTGTGCGCTGGAATGAACGCCAAATTGAAACCGATTTCTATAAGAAAGTCGATGAGTTCCTCATCGAAATAAAGAATTAATCTATGTTAGATGCCTATATTGAAGAACAGCTGAAAACGCTGAATATCTCGCGTAATGAGTTTTCTGAGCTTGTCATTCGCTTGCTCGATTACGGTGTTATCTGTCGCAACGAAAGTCAGATTGAAGCAACCCTTTACGATCGCTTTTTATCGTGTATGGAATTAGTTGAGTCCTACTTATCGTTTATTGCTGTGCGTTTACAGCACGATAAACAGTTTGCTTTTGTTCGTGTCTATCCGCCTGGGTCACAGGTTCCCGGTTTGGCCGATGAAAATGATCAACCATTTAACGGCGGCTTTCGTACCCGGCCAACACAGCAGGAAGTGGCGGTTATTCTGGTATTGCGTGCGGAATATGAAAAGTCGCTACGGGAAGGGCAGATTCAGGATGATGGCTGTTCATTGTTGTCGCTCGAAGGCTTGGCTATTGCGATGAACAATTTGCTCAAGCGAACGTTACCGGAAAGCCTGGTGGAAAGAAAAAACATTTTTCGTCGCCTGCGCCAGTTGCGTCTTATCCAGTTTAACTCGGAAGACGATTTGGAAGGGGATGAGGGCTGGATAAAAATTCAACCGGCAATTACCAGCTTTGTCACCGACGAGGTGATGCAAACTTTGGGGGGCGATGAGCTCGTCGAAGAAAAAAATAAACAGGCTAACCCTTCCGGTAATGTCTTTGATGACGATGATAATGAAGTAACACCCAGTGAGCTGTTTAAAGATGGGGGAGAGGCCTGATGTTTTTAAAAAAACTGATTCTGGTGAATTGGGGCAACATCCCGCAGCGCGAATTTGAATTTGGCCCGATTAATTTATTTTCCGGTGGTAATGGTTCTGGAAAAACCACCGCAGCCGATGCGATTCAAACCTTAATGACGGCGGCCCACGAAAACCTGTTTAACTACAACCCCGGTCAGGATGAAACCACACAAAAAGGGCGAGGGGGCAAGCAGGTTCGTACATTAGCGTCATACGTGATGGGCTGTGACGACGGCAGTTATGCTCGATTAGATACGTCAGATGGATATATCGCAGGGGTGTTTCACCCCACCCAGGGAGAAAATGCTTCACCATTTACTGCGGTAATGTGCATGCGGGCCTTTTTGGATCGAGCTGGAAAGCAAACTCAGGCCCGTTTAGATAATGTAAACTTTTTAATTGTCACGGACACGGAATTAAATCTGGCGCACTTTGTTCGGGAATTTCCCGATGGTAAACATATAACTGAAACCGCCCATATTGCAGGCCTGCTGAAAAAAGAGTTTGGCAGTAATCTGGTCGAGGTGTATGACAAAAAAGGGGTGTATCTTAATCGTCTCTACGGTGTGTTAAGGGGGAAAAAGGAAGCGGTTCCGGCCCGTGAAGCCAAACATGCCGCACGTACTTTTTCCAATTTTATGGCCTATAAGCCAGTAAAAAGCATCTCCGAGTTTGTTGCTAGAGAAGTATTGGAACCGCGTGATTTGGGTGATGCTATCCGCAATGTTTCCGAACTGATGAAAACCATCCATCAAATGGAAGCGGATGCAAAAACCATTCGCGGTGCAATCGAAACTTTGTCTAATGCGGAATCCTATACCAAACGTTATGTGGACACCTGGATCGAAGGCAATGTATTGCAATATACCGATGCCAGCCGCAGTTTGTTTTTAAAACAAAAAGCCTATCGGGATACTAAACGTCTGCAGTCTCAAATAAAAAGTGACTTTGACGAAAACTCCGAAAAGCTGACTATCTGCAATGAGCGTCAGCGACAGTTATACGATCAGCGGGTAGCCCTTGAAGCCAAACGTCAGGGCATTAATGCGCTGAAAACCAAAGACGATTTAGAACAATCTGTGGAGCAGTTTTCCCGTGAATTGGGAGAGCGTGCCAAGCCGTTGTTGGTTCAACATCAGCAGATGGTAAAAAACACAGAGGCCACGCAAAAACTGGTTGAAGCGCTCAGCAAAAGCTCATTGGCGGTGCACATTCCCGAGTTGGAAGATAAGCATTTCCGGCAGGCTGCGAAAAAAGTATTGGAGAATGAAAATACGATTGATATTGATATCAGTCGTATGTTGTCCAAGGACTGGGTGGGAATCGAACAAATCGAGCAACAGCTGGATTCCTTTATAGCGTTTGAAGCTAATCTGCAAAAGTGGACTGAGTTACTGCATAAAGAAGAAGGCAGTGGCAAAAAAAGTATACGCGACCAAATTGCCATCCAGGTTTCCCTGAACGACCAAAAATACCAAGCCATGTTGGGGCGTCGTGGGCAAAAAGAAAAAGAAATTCTGCGCCTGAAAAATCATAAAGCCAATTATCCGGTTTATGTCGAAAATGCATTGAATGCAATTCGCAAACAATGCCCGGAAGCCAATCCACAAGTGTTGTGTGATTTTATTGAAGTGACTGACCCGCAATGGCAGATGGCAATTGAAGGCTATATTGGTGGTGCGCGTTTCTCCATTCTTGTTGATGAAGAGTATGAGGCCGACGCGATCCGCATAGTTCGTTCTTTGTCTGATGCCCGACGAAACAATGCGCGTGTGATTCAAGGTGGGAAAGCAAAGCGTGATGCAGACAGATTAACCCATGCCGATAACTCTCTGGTCAGTGTTTTGGAGTTCAGCCACAAAACCGCTGAGTACTATATTCGCGCTTCCTACGGCAATGTGCTGTTAGTGGAGGATGCCGAATCCCTGAAAAAAACCGCACGTGGTTTAACTACGGAAGGGCTGGGTGCTGGTAACTACAGTATGTGGCGTTGCGATCTGGACGACAGTGAATTGGTTTTTGGCCAGGGTGCTCGGCAGCGAGCTATGCAGGCAAAGCGCGATGAACTGGATCGTTTGCTGATCGAACAAAACGCCTTTGAGACTAGTGTGCAGCAGGTTCACACCATTTTTCAGTTGGTAGACGGGATTAAACCCGTTGCTTGCGCGGAACTGTTGCAGGATATTTGCCGAATTCAGCGGAAAATTACCCACGCTGAAAATGAATTAGCCCGGCTTGACCTCAGTGATTTTAAATCACTGGAAGACGAGCTGGAAAAAATTAAACAGCAATCTCAGGAGCTGGAAGCTCAGTCCAGCGAATTACAGCAGCAGATTGGTGTTGCTACGGAAAAAAATCGACAAATTGATAAAAAGATTCGCGAGCAAGTCGACAGTATTGAAGAACTGCAGGCGGAGCAGGAGCGTCTGGAAGAACGTATTCGTAAAATTGGTAAATTGTACCCCGACTTTGACGATGAGACCGCTTTGCAGGCGGCCGATACACAAGCAGGGCAAGCTTCTGCTGACTTTGATTTTACTGATCAGCTTAAAACCCTGGCCCAGTCCCTTGAAGAGATTGAGCGTAAGCTCTATCAGGTAGTGACGGAACATAATCAGAATGCCCAACAACACAATCAGATTGTGTATAGCATGGGCATAGGCGAGCGTCATGGCGACGAGTTTTTCCTGGGGGTAGTAGCACTTGGGGGAGAACTTGTGCGTTTGCTTAATACATTAAAAAATAATGTATTGGTGAATAAGTACGGTCAATTGGAAAAGTTAAAAGAAAGTTTTAACACGGCGTTTGTGACCAATCTGTGCCATTCGATCTATCAGGCCATTTGCCAGGGTAAGCGAGTACTGGAAGAACTAAACCAGGAATTGGAAAGCCACCGCTTTGGCGCGGATAGAGAGCGCTTTTATTTTGGTTGGGATTGGATGCCGGAATATAAAGAGTATTGGCGTTTCTTCAAGACCATTATCGATATGC includes:
- a CDS encoding Wadjet anti-phage system protein JetA family protein, producing the protein MFFSSERRDFFKPLTSKYREQIVQCLRLLYQRLYSVQADYGHILSKDQILDIFDEALVRAPVLETEDGEEASQRFKSNREQSSWILKQLLECGWLIKQVDPATLQSTYPFTRMGRVFTQSLVESDATQIRTRHRNTRNTLNALEAFISRGEVYDLLDAYEYSERIVTDFTDVIAELDERKRQLVQEVEAQQLVQQATDQFFEFMEKRFQPDVSVRLSADSVEKHRDQISKTITRIRRKPKEFKAQVERQLRQQVPDLVEDKSRSVLWQILDTIDQRMTNAAEVMLPALRNALHGFTKRADIIIRQLSYLSVQQADDVVALCQVLRSLPEEEQNRRLEEASGNLAGMRLQWVDPAQIKLYERRRVRTVTTAVQESVSIDEDARREQMIQQFLDQAFIMDNKTLKAYVADALKNKGVVSTADLPVNTAHDLLAMAHAIEVGAVNNLSSDHHFVVRWNERQIETDFYKKVDEFLIEIKN
- a CDS encoding DUF4194 domain-containing protein, coding for MLDAYIEEQLKTLNISRNEFSELVIRLLDYGVICRNESQIEATLYDRFLSCMELVESYLSFIAVRLQHDKQFAFVRVYPPGSQVPGLADENDQPFNGGFRTRPTQQEVAVILVLRAEYEKSLREGQIQDDGCSLLSLEGLAIAMNNLLKRTLPESLVERKNIFRRLRQLRLIQFNSEDDLEGDEGWIKIQPAITSFVTDEVMQTLGGDELVEEKNKQANPSGNVFDDDDNEVTPSELFKDGGEA
- a CDS encoding ATP-binding protein, yielding MFLKKLILVNWGNIPQREFEFGPINLFSGGNGSGKTTAADAIQTLMTAAHENLFNYNPGQDETTQKGRGGKQVRTLASYVMGCDDGSYARLDTSDGYIAGVFHPTQGENASPFTAVMCMRAFLDRAGKQTQARLDNVNFLIVTDTELNLAHFVREFPDGKHITETAHIAGLLKKEFGSNLVEVYDKKGVYLNRLYGVLRGKKEAVPAREAKHAARTFSNFMAYKPVKSISEFVAREVLEPRDLGDAIRNVSELMKTIHQMEADAKTIRGAIETLSNAESYTKRYVDTWIEGNVLQYTDASRSLFLKQKAYRDTKRLQSQIKSDFDENSEKLTICNERQRQLYDQRVALEAKRQGINALKTKDDLEQSVEQFSRELGERAKPLLVQHQQMVKNTEATQKLVEALSKSSLAVHIPELEDKHFRQAAKKVLENENTIDIDISRMLSKDWVGIEQIEQQLDSFIAFEANLQKWTELLHKEEGSGKKSIRDQIAIQVSLNDQKYQAMLGRRGQKEKEILRLKNHKANYPVYVENALNAIRKQCPEANPQVLCDFIEVTDPQWQMAIEGYIGGARFSILVDEEYEADAIRIVRSLSDARRNNARVIQGGKAKRDADRLTHADNSLVSVLEFSHKTAEYYIRASYGNVLLVEDAESLKKTARGLTTEGLGAGNYSMWRCDLDDSELVFGQGARQRAMQAKRDELDRLLIEQNAFETSVQQVHTIFQLVDGIKPVACAELLQDICRIQRKITHAENELARLDLSDFKSLEDELEKIKQQSQELEAQSSELQQQIGVATEKNRQIDKKIREQVDSIEELQAEQERLEERIRKIGKLYPDFDDETALQAADTQAGQASADFDFTDQLKTLAQSLEEIERKLYQVVTEHNQNAQQHNQIVYSMGIGERHGDEFFLGVVALGGELVRLLNTLKNNVLVNKYGQLEKLKESFNTAFVTNLCHSIYQAICQGKRVLEELNQELESHRFGADRERFYFGWDWMPEYKEYWRFFKTIIDMPNLGDGTSLFDAGLPKEACKIRDKLFEMLLSQDEQVALRELTRISDYRNYRQYEIYKEPEGKAPIALSQYGTGSGGQLETPAYIIRSAAVTSAFRFNEGSNHLRMVLVDEAFSKMDETRSREVIHYLTETLGLQLIFIMPTSKSGPFMDLISNQFVFAKLPSPTPVGELKTCVLVDRKVCNQEKIKALWANHRKAIRSQASLDFMETVLE